The following coding sequences lie in one Cotesia glomerata isolate CgM1 linkage group LG5, MPM_Cglom_v2.3, whole genome shotgun sequence genomic window:
- the LOC123264977 gene encoding poly [ADP-ribose] polymerase-like, with amino-acid sequence MSDLPYRVDYPSATLKRREKMCHYSHCKKCILKDSLRISIVSKDACPGDGQSQLFHPECFFKTVENPQVGDFDNFENLKWEDQKFLQEFIAKQDENSVTNSVIYRKKEFSLEYSTSNHGKCLSCEKRIEKNSVKVSLSSKSLKHEKIYHSFHWECFCYLPEFNLFANTSEISGYNSLKPKDQQTLARPINMKTGNLHSSEMADQNDKLFAVINSLQPLKRMDIIDLLTLNNQFITDEKDVTELKNILADRLVFGALDPCPECSGLLNFKSGLGYQCTGQFSEWCKCSAVFLDPSRSKFVVPDNIKKKYEFLKTFKPCVQRRLIKVSAPSDIVNADGFDIKCKRPLRGMHFVIDENLKNLEHLVEDITKLGGLVVDEIHENLAAVIADKSHFKKNSEVMKMAKEYNIQVVSVDFIKEAKNFIDTPVSLIVDKNFSSWGGSPSKRLATTISKSVKFEDLEDNMSPDTKKHLENFTVDEYNSEKFSITLANIEIGANVNNYLKIQVLKSPSRNDPKGYLVQSWGRIGTNIGGSNLEQLNLQECRNLFKQLYWSKTGNSWKARNNFVNFVKKPGKMYPIETVTDKPVEVQFSIGSEKNPVTRLLMLIFNVEKMSEVLRECKIDTTKMPLGMLESKIMDKAFIILGELQTFIKNSDRQRIIEGSNRFYALIPQSFGLTSPPILDTLEKIRSMWDMTDSLKQIAIAYEMSKNSVVNDHLLKLGVDIAQLDANNEIYAVIQTYLNNTHGNTHNYRLKIEDIFKIKRSCEDNSFKRYSNFKNRRLLWHGSLSTNFAGILSQGLRIAPPEAPSSGYMFGKGVYFAETVTKSANYCRLSYNNPTGLLLLCEVALGEMYEKIYAEFITQLPEGKDSVWGKGSTYPDPLDVHVCQDGVIVPYGKPVCDNTSGFKLYYNEFVVYNVDQIRIRYIVRVRYDGQLVR; translated from the exons ATGAGTGATTTACCGTACAGAGTTGATTATCCCTCGGCTACTTTGAAAAGACGTGAAAAAATGTGCCACTATTCCCATTGTAAGAAATGTATTCTTAAAGATTCGTTGAGAATCTCGATAGTTTCAAAG GATGCGTGTCCTGGTGATGGACAGTCACAACTTTTTCACCCAGAATGTTTCTTCAAGACAGTCGAAAATCCACAAGTTGGAGATTTtgacaattttgaaaatctgaaaTGGGAAGATCAGAAGTTTCTGCAGGAATTTATCG CTAAACAAGATGAAAATTCAGTAACTAATTCagtaatttatagaaaaaaagaatttagcCTCGAATATTCAACATCGAATCACGGAAAATGTTTAAGTTGTGAAAAaagaatcgaaaaaaatagcGTAAAAGTTTCTCTAAGTTCCAAAAGTTTGAAACACGAAAAAATCTATCATTCTTTTCACTGGGAGTGTTTTTGCTATTTGCCAGAGTTCAACCTGTTCGCAAATACCAGTGAAATTTCTGGTTACAACTCTTTGAAGCCCAAAGACCAGCAAACTCTGGCAAGACCAATAAATATGAAAACCGGGAATCTTCATTCATCAGAAATGGCTGATCaaaacgataaattatttgctgTAATAAATAGTTTGCAGCCGTTGAAGCGTATGGATATAATAGACCTTCTAACGCTTAACAATCAGTTCATTACTGATGAGAAGGACGTAActgaattgaaaaatattctagCCGACAGACTGGTCTTCGGAGCTCTGGATCCTTGCCCTGAATGCTCGGGACTGTTGAACTTCAAGTCCGGCCTGGGCTATCAATGCACTGGTCAGTTCAGTGAGTGGTGCAAATGCAGTGCCGTTTTTTTAGATCCTTCAAGATCCAAATTTGTAGTTCCcgataatataaaaaagaagTATGAGTTCTTGAAAACTTTCAAGCCTTGTGTTCAACGGAGACTTATAAAAGTATCAGCGCCTTCTGATATTGTCAATGCTGATGGTTTTGATATAAAATGCAAACGTCCACTGCGTGGAATGCATTTTGTGATCgacgaaaatttaaaaaatttagaacatTTGGTGGAAGATATCACGAAATTAGGCGGGCTTGTTGTTGATGAGATTCATGAAAATTTGGCAGCTGTCATCGCTGATAAATCACATTTTAAGAAAAACTCTgag GTAATGAAAATGGCTAAGGAATATAATATCCAAGTAGTctcagtagattttataaaagaagCCAAAAACTTTATCGACACACCAGTTTCCTTGATagtcgataaaaatttttcctcttgGGGAGGTTCTCCGAGTAAGCGATTAGCCACCACAATCTCTAAATCCGTAAAATTTGAAGACTTGGAGGACAACATGTCTCCGGATACGAAAAAACACTTAGAGAATTTCACCGTAGACGAATATAACAGCGAGAAGTTTTCAATTACTCTAGCCAACATTGAAATAGGAGCTAATGTGAACAACTATCTCAAGATCCAGGTGTTAAAATCTCCGTCTAGAAATGACCCAAAGGGATATTTAGTGCAAAGTTGGGGCAGAATTGGTACCAATATCGGCGGGTCTAACTTGGAACAGTTAAACTTACAAGAGTgccgtaatttatttaagcaaCTCTACTGGTCGAAAACCGGAAACTCTTGGAAGGCCAGAAATAATTTCGTTAACTTCGTTAAGAAGCCAGGAAAAATGTATCCAATTGAAACAGTGACTGACAAACCAGTGGAGGTGCAGTTTAGCATTGGAAGTGAAAAAAATCCCGTAACTCGGCTTCTGATGTTGATTTTCAACGTGGAAAAAATGTCTGAGGTTTTGAGAGAGTGCAAAATTGACACGACCAAGATGCCTTTGGGGATGTTGGAGAGTAAAATCATGGACAAGGCTTTTATAATCTTGGGAGAGTTgcagacatttataaaaaactcaGATCGTCAGAGAATAATTGAAGGATCCAACAGATTTTATGCGTTAATTCCTCAATCATTTGGACTGACCAGTCCGCCGATTCTGGACACTCTGGAGAAGATTCGGAGCATGTGGGACATGACTGACTCGTTGAAGCAAATAGCAATTGCCTATGAAATGTCCAAGAACTCAGTGGTGAATGATCATCTCCTGAAGCTTGGAGTCGACATTGCACAATTGGATGCTAATAATGAAATCTACGCGGTTATacaaacttatttaaataacacgcaCGGAAATACTCACAATTATCGgttaaaaattgaagatatctttaaaataaaacgatCTTGTGAAGATAATTCGTTTAAGCGGtactcaaattttaaaaacagaaGACTATTGTGGCATGGCTCGCTTTCAACTAATTTTGCTGGGATTTTGTCACAAGGACTGCGCATAGCGCCTCCAGAGGCTCCTTCAAGCGGGTACATGTTTGGTAAGGGCGTTTATTTTGCTGAAACTGTCACTAAATCAGCCAACTACTGCCGATTGTCTTACAACAATCCTACTGGCCTGCTCCTACTCTGCGAAGTCGCTCTTGGGGAAATGTATGAGAAGATTTACGCTGAGTTTATTACCCAGCTTCCGGAGGGAAAGGACTCCGTTTGGGGCAAGGGTTCCACTTATCCTGATCCTCTGGATGTTCATGTTTGCCAGGATGGTGTCATCGTGCCGTATGGTAAGCCTGTTTGCGATAATACTTCTGGTTTTAAGCTTTATTACAATGAATTTGTTGTTTATAATGTTGATCAGATTAGGATTAGATATATTGTGCGGGTTAGGTATGATGGTCAGTTAGTTAGGTGA
- the LOC123264982 gene encoding uncharacterized protein LOC123264982 isoform X1, whose product MSGSQRMRKSSPCSTTKQGPMRATLPVSSLLRQSRQGSNLKKSNSNSPTVSPTNSNAWRSRISPETSASSGQRSPGSLSYKAKSKTLSGRCSDGLSGNQNIRRTASLDTIYLKGQWPRDYSYIPPALLVVDKSTQTEEWYQQNEPRKLHTRHQEKEASEEKIPMDKVPMEKFIRHRLQRTNKESSSSRERTAAFGLIMPGGPPPALPGDHTVMLGSIGSQTSIQNQFSLSTKASPMNIPMKPMRPPMRSSIEGLNQEIEGLVLKSTSNTNEEHSVEDKYARYREQITPEGHRAPLADLLRQTRSVNTQTPATDLPSSSYSSGPPSRNSESPLIPGLMDTSRPPSDLPQGGSRGSTPEQEREGRLGTSPHINRFLAREPPDGCEKVNMKFTEDVRRPMIDISKLDYCPKPCVNFQLKPSLTSAFLPLQQPANSTLVTSTVSPSSHTTSATPPPPNP is encoded by the exons ATGTCGGGATCACAACGAATGCGTAAATCGTCGCCATGCTCGACAACAAAGCAAGGCCCGATGCGAGCAACCTTGCCGGTAAGCTCGTTGTTGAGGCAAAGCCGACAAGGAAGCAATCTCAAGAAGAGCAACAGCAACAGTCCAACAGTATCACCGACTAATTCAAATGCTTGGCGGTCTAGGATCTCTCCTGAGACTTCGGCGTCTTCTGGACAACGGAGTCCTGGCTCTCTGTCATACAaag CTAAGTCAAAGACACTCAGCGGACGCTGCAGCGATGGATTGAGCGGCAACCAAAATATTAGAAGGACAGCATCCCTTGACACTATTTACTTGAAGGGACAGTGGCCTCGCGACTACTCTTACATACCCCCCGCGCTACTGGTTGTTGATAAATCCACCCAGACTGAAGAGTGGTATCAGCAAAATGAGCCCAGGAAACTTCACACGAGACATCAGGAGAAGGAGGCTTCTGAGGAGAAGATTCCTATGGATAAGGTACCCATGGAGAAGTTCATTCGTCACAG ATTGCAGAGGACGAATAAAGAAAGCAGTAGCAGCAGAGAAAGAACTGCTGCTTTTGGGTTAATTATGCCGGGAGGTCCTCCACCGGCACTTCCTGGTGATCATACGGTTATGCTGGGGAGTATTGGTTCACAGACCTCAATtc AAAACCAATTCAGCCTGAGTACAAAAGCAAGCCCAATGAACATACCAATGAAACCAATGAGGCCGCCGATGCGTTCCTCTATAGAAGGTTTAAACCAAGAAATCGAAGGACTGGTATTAAAATCAACATCCAACACTAATGAAGAGCATTCTGTCGAAGATAAG TACGCGAGATACCGGGAACAAATAACTCCAGAAGGTCACCGAGCACCTCTGGCAGATCTCCTAAGACAAACCAGGAGTGTAAACACGCAGACGCCGGCAACAGACCTTCCCTCCAGTTCGTATTCTTCAG GCCCTCCATCTAGGAATTCCGAGTCACCATTGATACCAGGTCTTATGGATACTTCTCGTCCACCTAGTGATCTTCCTCAAG gtgGGAGTCGCGGATCAACTCCGGAACAAGAGAGAGAAGGACGTTTAGGTACGTCACCACACATCAATAGGTTCCTTGCACGAGAACCTCCTGATGGTTGCGAAAAAGTTAATATGAAATTCACCGAGGATGTTAG ACGACCGATGATTGATATCAGCAAGTTAGATTACTGCCCGAAGCCGTGcgttaattttcaattgaaaccAAGTTTGACGTCAGCTTTCCTGCCACTTCAGCAGCCGGCGAATTCAACATTGGTTACAAGCACCGTGTCACCATCATCGCACACGACGTCGGCAACACCACCACCTCCAAATCCATAG
- the LOC123264982 gene encoding protein FAM117B-like isoform X2 gives MSGSQRMRKSSPCSTTKQGPMRATLPVSSLLRQSRQGSNLKKSNSNSPTVSPTNSNAWRSRISPETSASSGQRSPGSLSYKAKSKTLSGRCSDGLSGNQNIRRTASLDTIYLKGQWPRDYSYIPPALLVVDKSTQTEEWYQQNEPRKLHTRHQEKEASEEKIPMDKVPMEKFIRHRLQRTNKESSSSRERTAAFGLIMPGGPPPALPGDHTVMLGSIGSQTSIQNQFSLSTKASPMNIPMKPMRPPMRSSIEGLNQEIEGLVLKSTSNTNEEHSVEDKYARYREQITPEGHRAPLADLLRQTRSVNTQTPATDLPSSSYSSGGSRGSTPEQEREGRLGTSPHINRFLAREPPDGCEKVNMKFTEDVRRPMIDISKLDYCPKPCVNFQLKPSLTSAFLPLQQPANSTLVTSTVSPSSHTTSATPPPPNP, from the exons ATGTCGGGATCACAACGAATGCGTAAATCGTCGCCATGCTCGACAACAAAGCAAGGCCCGATGCGAGCAACCTTGCCGGTAAGCTCGTTGTTGAGGCAAAGCCGACAAGGAAGCAATCTCAAGAAGAGCAACAGCAACAGTCCAACAGTATCACCGACTAATTCAAATGCTTGGCGGTCTAGGATCTCTCCTGAGACTTCGGCGTCTTCTGGACAACGGAGTCCTGGCTCTCTGTCATACAaag CTAAGTCAAAGACACTCAGCGGACGCTGCAGCGATGGATTGAGCGGCAACCAAAATATTAGAAGGACAGCATCCCTTGACACTATTTACTTGAAGGGACAGTGGCCTCGCGACTACTCTTACATACCCCCCGCGCTACTGGTTGTTGATAAATCCACCCAGACTGAAGAGTGGTATCAGCAAAATGAGCCCAGGAAACTTCACACGAGACATCAGGAGAAGGAGGCTTCTGAGGAGAAGATTCCTATGGATAAGGTACCCATGGAGAAGTTCATTCGTCACAG ATTGCAGAGGACGAATAAAGAAAGCAGTAGCAGCAGAGAAAGAACTGCTGCTTTTGGGTTAATTATGCCGGGAGGTCCTCCACCGGCACTTCCTGGTGATCATACGGTTATGCTGGGGAGTATTGGTTCACAGACCTCAATtc AAAACCAATTCAGCCTGAGTACAAAAGCAAGCCCAATGAACATACCAATGAAACCAATGAGGCCGCCGATGCGTTCCTCTATAGAAGGTTTAAACCAAGAAATCGAAGGACTGGTATTAAAATCAACATCCAACACTAATGAAGAGCATTCTGTCGAAGATAAG TACGCGAGATACCGGGAACAAATAACTCCAGAAGGTCACCGAGCACCTCTGGCAGATCTCCTAAGACAAACCAGGAGTGTAAACACGCAGACGCCGGCAACAGACCTTCCCTCCAGTTCGTATTCTTCAG gtgGGAGTCGCGGATCAACTCCGGAACAAGAGAGAGAAGGACGTTTAGGTACGTCACCACACATCAATAGGTTCCTTGCACGAGAACCTCCTGATGGTTGCGAAAAAGTTAATATGAAATTCACCGAGGATGTTAG ACGACCGATGATTGATATCAGCAAGTTAGATTACTGCCCGAAGCCGTGcgttaattttcaattgaaaccAAGTTTGACGTCAGCTTTCCTGCCACTTCAGCAGCCGGCGAATTCAACATTGGTTACAAGCACCGTGTCACCATCATCGCACACGACGTCGGCAACACCACCACCTCCAAATCCATAG